AATTGTAAATGTAATAAAGACTTAGTAGATTATATTGATGCACATAAAAGCGAAATGTCAGGAACAATGGCTAAAGTTGCTTGGGCAATCAGAACATACTTTAATACAGTAGGTCAAATAGGATGCTAAAAAATATAGAAAAATACACATTTATACTCGGCATAATAATATTTGTTATTTCATATATTCTTCCTGTAGATTTATTAAATAAATTTACAGAATTGAAACCTTTAGGTATAAGCACGATTTTTATATGTCCTATACTTGGGATAATTGGCTTGATATCTTCCATAAAAAGAAAATCTATACTATTTGTTTTTTTGAACTTGCTATTGGTATTATCTTTTCCAATTACTATGTTCATTGGAAATTTACTTTTCAAATAGCTGGTATAAAAAGTGAAGAACAGAAAAATAATTAAAAGCATATATGTAGTAGTTATTGTTTTAGCAATATTTAAACTTTTCAAATTAAATATTAGTAACTATGAGCAATTTTATCAATTATCTAATTATGAAATAGCTTCTAAACAATTAAATAAAATAAATTGGCAAGATATTAAAGGTAAAGACGGAATATATTTATTGACATCTAAAAATTGTCCATATTGCTTACGTTATATAAGTAACGGAGTAGGTTTAGTAAAAGAAAATAGAGAACTTAATCTATCTGAAAATATTGTAGACTTAGATATAAATGAATATTTTAATAATACCAAACTCAATGAAATTTTAGATGAGTATGGTGTTGATACTATACCTTGTATAGTGGTCATAAAGAATAATGAGATAAGAATAATAAATTTTGAAGATATTCAAAATTATTAAATATAAGTATTTAAATATGAATAATCATAATTAACAAAATTCACATAGTAGGAAATGGGTAGGGGTGGGAATCAGTTTAGATATTATATGGAGTCAGGATTAGAACAAGTAGGAGGAAGAGAATGTTTGAAAAGATAAATTTAGGTAACAATGAAAAAATGAACTCATCAGAAAGTTGGCAACCTTGCATGTGGTGTGACTATCCAGAAGATACGTGTGCTGATTTAGGGTGTATTTTTTGCGATGGAAACAAAGATGATATCATAGGAAACTAAGTAACTAAATAGAATTATAGTAAATCTAGCAGTATGTAAATAACATATTCTGGCTCCATATTATATTACTATGTATAGAAGGAGGAATGGATGATTACATCAGGTTTTATAAAACTCAAACATAATAACAACAAATACATTTTTGATTATGATAATGTGTCAATAATACGAATTGATGACAAAGTAGAAAAATTTTTAAATTTAATGCAGAAGTATGAATGGGAAGAATTAGAAAATAAATCATCTATGTATATGACTAAACAGGAATATAGAAAATTAATAGAATCTATGAAATCTATGGGTTTTTTAAGAGAAGCAGAATTTGAAGGTAAACAACACTATGATTCTAGCAATAAAATTTCATCGATAACATTGATGCTTATTCAAGGCTGTAACTTAGCATGCAAGTATTGTTTTGGTGATGAAGGTAGATATAATCACACTGGATTTATGGATTCAGACACAGCTAAACAATCAATAGATTTTTTAATTGAAAATACAAATAGTGATAAACTTAATATTATATTTTTTGGTGGAGAACCGTTATTAAGATTTGATCTGATTAAAGAAATAGTAAATTATTGTAAAATCAAAGAATCAACCAATAAATTAAAATTTTATTTTAGTATGACAACTAATGGTACATTGTTAAATAAAGAAGTAAATGAATTCATCATTGAAAATAAAATTAATACAATGATTAGTATAGATGGAGACTTAAACGATAATAGTGATAGGGTTTATCAAAATGGCAATCAAGCATACAATGACATTATAGAAAATACTTTATACTTAAGAAATAAAGGCTTACTATCGGCTAGAGCTACCATTACTCCTAGAAATTTAGATATGGTTAGAGTTTTTGAGCATTTAAATACCTTGAACTTTAAGAATATACCAATATCTGCCGCTGACAATTCTTTAGGAACACTTGAATATAAGAGGTATATTGATGAAAATATAAATCTTATCAATCAATTTAAAGATTATATTAAAAATGGAGAAATAGATAAAGCTAAGAAAGTAAAAATTCTATTCAGGGCATTAAAGCAAATACATTTTAGCAAAAAACAAAATTACCCTTGTGGTGCTGCTTTTAACTCAGTGGCTATTGATATTGATGGAAATATATATCCTTGTCATAGGTTTGTATCGTATGATCATTATAATATAGGTAATGTATATTCAAATTGTATGCAGACTTCTAATTTCATAAAAAAAATCTTTAATGATAATAGCAAGCTTACTGAATGTAGTAGCTGCTTTGCTAAACATTTCTGTAGGTGTGGCTGCCCTTACGAAAATTATGAAAACACAGGTATTTTAAATAGACCTTCCAGTAGACAGTGCTATTTAAATAAAGTTATATTTATGAAATTATTATACTTATATATAGATTTAAGTGATTCTGAGATAAAGGCGTTATTTGAGTAGGTGATTAGTGTGGAAAAAATAATTAAAATAAAAAATCTTTATAAGAGTTATGGTAAAGGTTCAGTAAAAAATGAAGTTCTTAAAGATATAGATTTAAATATTAATGAAGGTGAATTTGTTTCTATAATGGGAAAATCTGGATCTGGAAAGTCTACACTTTTAAATATAATAGCTACTATAGAAAAACCGGATAAAGGTCAGATAGAAATTGATGGAAACAATATAGAGAAACTTAGTTTAAAAAAGGCAAATGACTTTAGAAGAAAATATTTAGGTTTTATTTTTCAAGATTTTAAATTAATTGAATCTATGAATGTTAAAGAAAATATTGCAGTTCCACTATTATTAAAAAACGAAAAGCCTAATACTATAAATCAAAAAATAGACAATATCTTAAAAAAATTAAATATAGAATACTTAAAAGATAAAAACTCTTATGAAATATCTGGTGGAGAAAAACAAAGAGTTGCTTGTGCAAGAGCACTTATAGGTAATCCTAAGATTATACTGGCCGATGAGCCAACGGGGGCTTTAGATTCTAACTCTGCTGAAAATTTGATGAATCTTATAAAAGATATAAATAAAAAATTTAATACTACAGTGCTTTTAGTTACTCATGATAAAAATGTAGCCGAGTATGGAGATAGAATTATAACAATAAAAGATGGAGAAATAGAGGGATAAGATGAGAATAAGAATATCTAATTTAAGTCTAAAAGATAAAGTAGATAAATATAAGACTTATTTCATATCAATTATTGTTTGTGCGACTTTATTTTTTTCATTTCTTTCTATAGCTGATTCTAAAAGTGTGATAATGTCAAATGATTTATATGATTTTTCATATTTTGAAACAATAATAAGGTGGTTAATATATATAGCATCAGCAGGGATATTTTTGATATTAAATTTCGTAAATGGAAATATTTATAAAATTAGAATTAAAAGCATATCAGTATTAAATATTATGGGAGCAAAAAGATCTACCTTGGCTAAAATACTTGCTATGGAGATGCTACCTATTTATTGTATAGGTGTTTTAATTGGAATTTGTGTAGGTCAAATCACTTCTCAATTTATAAATGCTTTTATAGCAAATGCAATTTTAGAAAAATATTCCATAAATTTAGTATTTTATGCTAGTACCCTTCTTAGAACTATTATTTATTTTGCTTTGATATTTCTTATAACAAATCTTTTTAATGCTTTTAAGATAATTAAAAAGAAACCAATAGATTTAATAAATGATGGGAAAAATATTAATAAAAAGACTGTATCAAAAACTAAGTTAATAATATCAAGCCTCATCTTCATTATCTGCTTAGTATATATATCATATAATATATACACTTATTTTAATTTAGATAGAGACTTTACAGGTCCAATACCAAATTACGAAAGCAATAAAGTTCAAGCTAGTCTTTTAATAGCGTCTATACTACTTATGTATTCATTTTTCTATACTATTATTTATTTTTTAGATAAGAAACGTAAAAATGAAAGCATATATCAAAAAGATAAGCTCCTCGTATCATCTAATATTCAAATGAATATATTTGAAAATGTTAGGTTATTAGTAACTATAGTTATATTCTTGGTTATTTCTATTTTGGCTTTTTCATTGCCTAGAATCATGTCTACGATTGGGGAAGAGAATTATCATAACAGGATGAAAAATGATATATATGTTCTCACTGATTTTTATGTCCTGGACAGTCAAAAAGATGTTATAGAGAATGATTATTCTTTTATTGAAAATTTAGTAGAAGAGAAGGGGGCAAATTTAGAAGGAAGCGTAGAACTTAAATATTTTTATCCAAGAAAAGAAGATTTTAAACCTTATAGTAAGAAGAATAATAGATATGATGAATCTCGTTTAGCTATATCTTTAAGTCAATACAATGAATTAAGGAAAATGCAAAACTTAGATGAAATAGAACTTAAAGACAATGAATTTGCCTACCAATTAGCAAATACTGAAGACATAGACCAGTACAAAGATAACTTGATAAAAAATAGAAAATTAAAATTAGATACAGTAGAGCTAGTTGGTAAAGGACAAGGACTTGATTATGTTTACACTGAAAATCTAGGAACTTATATTTATGGTGGTATAAACAAGGATTTGTTAATCTTTCCAGATAAAGTAACAGAAAATCTCGATCTTGCAAAAATTAACTTTGTTGGCAATACTGATGGAGGGTTAGATTATAAAAGTGCAAAAGAATTAGAAAATGAAATAGAAACGACTGTTAATAAACAGTTTACAAATTTGGAAGATAAATATAAAGATGAGTTAGAAAAAGAAAATTCAGAAGGATTTTTACAAGTTATTAGGCTTGATGAAATAGAAAAAGTGGACACTAAATTTATGTCACTTTTGACTTTAGTATTGGGAACATATATTGGATTTATATTTACAATCATTGTAATGACAATTCTATTAATACAGTCCCTGATAAATACCAAAAACTCACTAGAAAACTATAAAATGTTAGAAATTCTTGGTTTAGATAAGAATAGGGTTTTAAGTATAAATAACAAAATCACACGCTCTTTCTCAATGATACCACTTATTATTTCTATTTTTATAATAGTATCTATACTAATATCTATCTACATTCGATTTAAAAATAGGATTAAGCTTTTTATTGGATTAGATAACTATATTTACTCGCTTTTAATAAGTATTTGTCTTGTATTAGTTTTCATAGTTCTATATATTTTTATTATAATTAGAGAAAATAAGAAGCTAGTAAATCAAAAAATGAGATAAGTAAGGAGATGAATATGTTTATAAAATTCAATGATAAACAAATGAATTTGAAAAGTAGAGAAATAGTTGCCTTAATTGTCTCTACTTGCATATTCATCTTATCTAATATTTTAGCAATATATGTTCCTAGCATTTTAGGTAAAATTATAGACATAATTACATCAACCAATAAATCTAATAGTGTAAGAGACTATGTATTTATATTTGCTATAATTTCTTTGCTAATAATATTATTACAATATATATCTTCAAAAATATTAAATGAATTAAATAAGAAGATTAATATTAGAATGTGTACATATGTGTTTAGCAAAATAAGAAAAATGAATCTTATATATTGGTTTAAAGAATCTAAAGGCGAAATCATAACAATTATTAGTAATGATATATATAATATTACTGATTTCATAACAAATTCTATACCTAACTTATTTAGTTTAATAATATCAACTATACTGATTTTTATATACATAATGAGATCTAGTTTGTGGATAGCATTTATAATTTTTTTACTAAATATTGTATTGGTAGTAATACAATATATGATGTCTAGAGTCGTTAAAATCAAATCTAGAGATGTAAGAAATTTAAATGCAGAAGTAAATTCAAAAGTACAAGCTTGTATAAATAATGTAGAAAATTTACTTCTTAAAGATTATTTGAAAAGCTCTAGCGAAAAT
This sequence is a window from Anaerococcus prevotii DSM 20548. Protein-coding genes within it:
- the papB gene encoding PapB family radical SAM/SPASM ranthipeptide maturase — translated: MITSGFIKLKHNNNKYIFDYDNVSIIRIDDKVEKFLNLMQKYEWEELENKSSMYMTKQEYRKLIESMKSMGFLREAEFEGKQHYDSSNKISSITLMLIQGCNLACKYCFGDEGRYNHTGFMDSDTAKQSIDFLIENTNSDKLNIIFFGGEPLLRFDLIKEIVNYCKIKESTNKLKFYFSMTTNGTLLNKEVNEFIIENKINTMISIDGDLNDNSDRVYQNGNQAYNDIIENTLYLRNKGLLSARATITPRNLDMVRVFEHLNTLNFKNIPISAADNSLGTLEYKRYIDENINLINQFKDYIKNGEIDKAKKVKILFRALKQIHFSKKQNYPCGAAFNSVAIDIDGNIYPCHRFVSYDHYNIGNVYSNCMQTSNFIKKIFNDNSKLTECSSCFAKHFCRCGCPYENYENTGILNRPSSRQCYLNKVIFMKLLYLYIDLSDSEIKALFE
- a CDS encoding ABC transporter ATP-binding protein; amino-acid sequence: MEKIIKIKNLYKSYGKGSVKNEVLKDIDLNINEGEFVSIMGKSGSGKSTLLNIIATIEKPDKGQIEIDGNNIEKLSLKKANDFRRKYLGFIFQDFKLIESMNVKENIAVPLLLKNEKPNTINQKIDNILKKLNIEYLKDKNSYEISGGEKQRVACARALIGNPKIILADEPTGALDSNSAENLMNLIKDINKKFNTTVLLVTHDKNVAEYGDRIITIKDGEIEG
- a CDS encoding FtsX-like permease family protein; its protein translation is MRIRISNLSLKDKVDKYKTYFISIIVCATLFFSFLSIADSKSVIMSNDLYDFSYFETIIRWLIYIASAGIFLILNFVNGNIYKIRIKSISVLNIMGAKRSTLAKILAMEMLPIYCIGVLIGICVGQITSQFINAFIANAILEKYSINLVFYASTLLRTIIYFALIFLITNLFNAFKIIKKKPIDLINDGKNINKKTVSKTKLIISSLIFIICLVYISYNIYTYFNLDRDFTGPIPNYESNKVQASLLIASILLMYSFFYTIIYFLDKKRKNESIYQKDKLLVSSNIQMNIFENVRLLVTIVIFLVISILAFSLPRIMSTIGEENYHNRMKNDIYVLTDFYVLDSQKDVIENDYSFIENLVEEKGANLEGSVELKYFYPRKEDFKPYSKKNNRYDESRLAISLSQYNELRKMQNLDEIELKDNEFAYQLANTEDIDQYKDNLIKNRKLKLDTVELVGKGQGLDYVYTENLGTYIYGGINKDLLIFPDKVTENLDLAKINFVGNTDGGLDYKSAKELENEIETTVNKQFTNLEDKYKDELEKENSEGFLQVIRLDEIEKVDTKFMSLLTLVLGTYIGFIFTIIVMTILLIQSLINTKNSLENYKMLEILGLDKNRVLSINNKITRSFSMIPLIISIFIIVSILISIYIRFKNRIKLFIGLDNYIYSLLISICLVLVFIVLYIFIIIRENKKLVNQKMR